The following DNA comes from Leptospira saintgironsiae.
TCAATTCTGCTACAGAATAATACTTCATGAACTTCTCCGCCTTCTTAGATTTTTCTATTCGGTTTTCTTCCGACAAATAGGAAAGGAAGCAAGCATTTTCGGGATTACTTTGAGATGTAAACTAGTGAAAATCCGTATATTCTTATGATCTTGAACGAATTTTTGAGGGCGATATTATAAGATCAGTCGAATCTTACTCGGTTTTAGTGCAAAATCCTCCTCAGACAAGAGGGATGTAATCGGTTCTTTTAATGGGATCGATAGAATATATCCACCGAGGAAAAAATGCAAAAAGAACATTTCGACGTGATCACTGTAGGCGCAGGTTTATCAGGGATCAGTGCAGGTTATCATCTTCAAAAACTTTGCCCGGGCAAAAAATACACAATCTTAGAAAGCAGAGCAGATATCGGCGGGACCTGGAGTTTGTTTCGTTATCCGGGAATTCGTTCAGATTCAGATATGTTCACCTTAGGCTATTCTTTTAGGCCATGGAAAGAAGCGAAGGCAATCGCCGACGGACCTTCTATCCTAAATTATGTGAGAGAGACAGCATCCGAATTTGGAATAGATCGTAATATCAGATTCGAGCATAGAGTAACATCAACTTCTTGGTCCAGTAAGGAAAACTTTTGGACATTGAATGTAGAAGTTGGACCCAAAAAAGAAAAGCGCACATACACTGCGGACTTTCTGTATATCTGCAGTGGTTATTATAATTATGATAAAGGATTTACTCCAAATTTTCCTGGAGCAAAGAACTTTAAGGGCCAGATCATTCATCCACAACATTGGCCAGAGAACTTAAACTACAAAGGTAAAAAAGTCGTGGTGATAGGAAGTGGTGCCACTGCGGTTACATTAGTTCCATCTATGGCGAACGATGCTTCTCACGTTACAATGTTACAAAGATCACCGACCTATATTACGAGTCTTCCGTCCAAAGATATAGTTGCAGATTTTCTGAGATTCATTCTGCCTGCGAAGCTGGCTCATCATATCACTCGGATCAAAAACATTCTGATCCAAATCTGGTTTTACCAAGTTTGTAAAAGATCTCCTAACTTTGCGAAATGGTTAATCAGATTGAGATTAAAAGTATCTCTTCCTAAAGGTTACGATATAGATACTCATTTCAAACCGAATTACCAACCTTGGGACCAAAGAGTTTGTTTAGTTCCTGACTCTGATCTTTTCAAATCAATCTCTAAAGGAAAAGCTTCGATAGTCACAGACCATATTGAAACTTTCACCTCCAACGGAATTAAATTAAAATCCGGAAAAGAATTAGAAGCAGATATCATAGTCACTGCAACAGGATTGGAATTACTCGCGATCGGCGGGATCCAATTGAAAGTAGACGGTGAAATAATAGACATTTCTAAACAATTTACTTTCAAAGGGCTAATGTTGAGTGGAGTTCCTAATTTTGCATTCTGCGTAGGTTATACAAATGCATCTTGGACATTAAGAGCTGACTTAACTTCCACATATGTTGCAAGACTTCTTAATCATATGGAAGCAAAAGGTTACAAACAATGTGTGCCCGTTTGTGATCCTTCAAAAATGGAGAAGGAGCCGATACTCGATCTAAATTCAGGATATATCCAGAGAGCGATAGA
Coding sequences within:
- a CDS encoding flavin-containing monooxygenase — protein: MQKEHFDVITVGAGLSGISAGYHLQKLCPGKKYTILESRADIGGTWSLFRYPGIRSDSDMFTLGYSFRPWKEAKAIADGPSILNYVRETASEFGIDRNIRFEHRVTSTSWSSKENFWTLNVEVGPKKEKRTYTADFLYICSGYYNYDKGFTPNFPGAKNFKGQIIHPQHWPENLNYKGKKVVVIGSGATAVTLVPSMANDASHVTMLQRSPTYITSLPSKDIVADFLRFILPAKLAHHITRIKNILIQIWFYQVCKRSPNFAKWLIRLRLKVSLPKGYDIDTHFKPNYQPWDQRVCLVPDSDLFKSISKGKASIVTDHIETFTSNGIKLKSGKELEADIIVTATGLELLAIGGIQLKVDGEIIDISKQFTFKGLMLSGVPNFAFCVGYTNASWTLRADLTSTYVARLLNHMEAKGYKQCVPVCDPSKMEKEPILDLNSGYIQRAIEQFPQRGANRPWRFHQNYLMDLFDINFANVNDSNLSFG